Within Peromyscus leucopus breed LL Stock chromosome 7, UCI_PerLeu_2.1, whole genome shotgun sequence, the genomic segment catcctcTTGCTCAAAAAGAGATATCAGCTCATTTTTCTAAACAAAGAGGgatatgagaaagaaaagaaaataaagaaacaaatgctgTGTGAATTAGTATTACATTCAGGATGAAATAAGAGCCAAATTCAAAAGGGTACTGTTATCCcatattttgttttactaaaaaaaagtattttaagaatgCAGTagatttaaatgttaaaaagcaCAGACTCAAATCATGACTAATAGTTTACTCTGGACTTAATATTTAATAAGCTTTTTTAGGCCAAGGACTAATAATCTCATTAAACTCCAGAATTTGGCtcatcaaatacacacacacatgtgtgtggaaaaatatatatgtggAAAAAATACATCATCAAACTATGATGGTATATTCTTACAATATGCATATGACTAATGTTACAAAATAATGTTTTGAGAGTTGTATTTAATCAATGGAGAAAGTACTGAATATGCAATCAGTCATTTTAAAGAGATATCATTGAACACCATTTTCCAACAGCATGTtggcaaagaaaaatataaattacccCACTATAATGAAGAAATAAGATCATGAAGCAGGCACTATACCTCGAAAATCATGCATTTGTGACTGTAAGACAGTATGTTTGTCATCAAAACTTTTTTCTATTCAGAGTTTTTCTCAGGGCAACTTTAACATCTTTGTTCCTCAAGCTGTAGATTAAAGGGTTCATCATGGGGACCACAATATTATAGAAAACAGAAGATACTTTTCCCTCATTCAAAGATCCAATTGAGGAGGGTTTTAGGTACATAAATGCACATGATCCATAGAACATGGAAACGGCAATTATGTGGGAACTGCAGGTGCTGAAGGCTTTGGACTTTCCAGCAGTGGACCTTATTTGGAGGATACTAGAAAGGATGAAGCCATAAGATATAAAGACGACAATACTGGGTAGAGTAATATCCTTCCCCCCTACAATGAAAATCTCGATCTCATTGACATAGGTGCTGGTGCAGGAGAGTTTCATCAAAGGCAGGAGATCACAGAAGTAGTGGTTGATTGCGTTCCCATCACAGAAAGTCAGTCTCAGGATGCATCCGGTGTGGATCATGGCATCAAAAAACCCCATCAAATATGAACCAATCATAAGAAAGAAGCAGACCTTAGGGGACATGGCAACATTATACATGAGTGGGTTGCAGATAgccacatagcgatcataggccattgcTGTCAAGACATAACATTCAGagatgacaaaaaaacaaaagaagtagaGCTGGGTCATACATCCTGCAAAACCAATAACATTCTTCTTTACTAAGAAGTTCATCAGCATTTTGGGTGTAACAACAGAAGAATAGCAGAGGTCTATGAAAGACAAGTTAAAGAGGAAAAAGTACATAGGACTATGAAGGTGAGagttcagtacaattagaatgaTCAAAGTCAAATTTCCCAAGGCAGTGATCATATACATTACTAGAAAAACTAAGAACAGGGGTATTTGGAGGTCAGGGTTGTCCGTTAAACCCAAGAGAATGAATTCTGTTACTGAAGAACCATTTGTCAGAACCATTCTTCACTAAGAGAATCTGTGGAGATAGAAAAGAAGAGTGAAAGTAAAGTGCCACAGAGAATTTACAAGTGTTTGTTCTATCACACATGAGACACATAGACTGGGAATGCCTGGAAATCACCCACATGCTTGCTACAGTCTACATGAGGCAAAGTGAAGAGATGCTAATCAAAGTGTAAAATGATTCAGTATAAAATACGATTAATTTCTGGATACCTAGTGTTCAGCATGTTAGGAATACTTAGCAATGCTTTGTCGTATACTTGAGTCTGAACTGATTATATCTTACAATTGTCTTCTCACTTTATCTATGTTATGTTCatatcaaacacataaaaaaagcaAGTCTATGTGGAGGGAGGCCTTAGCTTCAATTTTGGCACCTTACAATGAATAAATTGTTCAAAACAAGTTGTAAATCTTATATGATTTGTTTCATATTTCAGGATTATGTCTCAAGAAAGACTTCACATGAAAGTTTGACATTAACATGAATTTCAAAAGATGCATGCAAATAACATATAGACTGAGCTAATTGTGAATATAtctatgcatgtgtacatatacatatgtgcaccgataccaatatatatgtatatatatgtatatattatatatatttaatttaaaaaaagaggccatgaacttgaaagagcACATAGTGGGTTATATGAGATAGTTTGAAGAGATGAAAAGTTTGTATCACAATCTCAAAAAGatgcaaaatattaaatattaatttaccaTACTTTGGAGAGAAAATAGTGCTGTCTCTTTATTACCTGCCCTTGTTATCTCAAAGGACTGTATCAAGATACAAGACTCAGTGTTTCTTGGATTCCAAGAATATGAGGACAAAAATTAATTTCTCATATTTCTTGAAAATCTTTCTGAAATGCTTCTCATAAAGTTTAATGTAAATCTTTCAGCCTCTGAAGCCCTAGATAAAAAGTAAGCCACTTTTCTTGTGTTCACTCTGGCCATTGGATGATACACAGgaagattttacttattttatgtactttACTATACTTGCCTGAGAACCCAAAGTAAAATCTTCCTCAATCTCATCCCAGAGCACAGATGCCAGTTGTAAAAATGAAATGAGGTGATTTCTTTTGCATGCTAGGCCATGATATAGCTTCATGTCTTAAGGGAGTAAGGTATGACCTTCTCTTAGGGATTGGAACATCCTCTGTACTTATGCCATTATGAACTCCCATCTCCCACTGACCTTCATCTCATAAGGGAAATCTTTTGTTttggttactttttattttgtctgtgaaTCTTTAGGAGTAATATTCCACAGAGAACCATTAAaactttcttatatatttttcaaagttttcaaaaatgtggaaaaatattTAGTGTATCATCTCTCCTCATATTTTCCCATACCTCTTTTTAGAAATTGTGTTTTTTACTGCATTTATTTTCAATGTACTGAATCAAACCCACAAAGTCAAATCTGCCCCTGAGTAAGTACTCTGCCATTGATCAGCACTCAAGCCCTCCAGAATCACTTTTACCATGTTTCACCCTTTCTTAGTTAGTgttcctactgctgtgatgaacaaCCATGACTGTGGTGATACTGTATTCCCCAATacattgtgcaccttaataaacttacttagggtcagagaacagaacagccactagatatagaggccagaaaatggtggcacacacacctttaatcctagcattctggaggcagagatccatctggatctctgagttcaaagccacactggaaacagccaggcatggtggtaacatatgccattaatcccaggaagtgatggcagcaagcagaaagatatatagagcatgaaaccaggaactagagccttgttaagcttttaggcttttgagcagcagttcagctgagatccattcagatgaggacacagaggcttccagtttgtggaaacaagaacagctgaggaattggcgaggtgaggttagctatggctggttctgtttctctgatctttcagcgttcaccccaaaacctggctccagattttttactaataagaccttctaacaatttgtgctgcccatgacCACGGTATTTTTTAATggaaggcatttatttattggtggCTTGTTACAGTTTCAGAACCCCAGTTAGTCTATGAACAACATAGCAGGGGGCCCTTGGGTGGTGGGCATGGGGCAGTATCAATGTTTAGGGATCACATCTAATCCACAAGTTGCAGACAAGACAGGGCCTGGATTGggtttttgaaaactcaaagcccacactTAGTAACACACCTTCTCCACTAAGACAACAGTTATTCTATCAAGACCATACCTCCTgattcctcccaaacagttctactaaatgggtaccaagcattcaaacttatgatcctatgagggccattcttattctaaCCACTACACACTCCAGCCaaatatttacaataaatatttaaatattcaaagcAAGTGCACTACTCAGTCCTTAAATATAACAGTATATCAATGATGCCAAGGATTTTTACACTCATTATAATAAGAATAGAGGATATGTAGCTAGACAGATGAGTTACCAAACACCCCTGTTTTCCATGTTCATTTCTGTAAAATAGGAATGGTTAAACTGTTGTAGGATGctttgattgcattctgacacTTCTGAAACTgccaataaagtttgctttgagtcagagggtggagctaactACAAGCTTACCAAAATTAGCCCTAGAGTCTTTAGAGGTCCAGGGGCATAGAGATCTGGAAgaccagggacagagagagagagacccaagaAGTAGTAGGGCAGGGCTTGTAGAGAGTCTTGGCCCTTTTGGATCAAggacaagagaaagaggaggtcactggtcacttttcttcctcttctctaatcattcaggttcttactctgatatctgactcccaacTTTTTATTGCTAAAGAATAATTAGATGAACACTTCATTAaactatcatttatttttcttacaatttttataattaaatgaaaaagataataatttttgttcttttttttgccAGCTGTCACTCAGGCCCAGAAGagggctatgagttagcccaccccaatatccacctcatctatgaactgctagaGTATGTGAGGGGGCTGGATCTGTAGCAGGAAGGCAgcaagatctccatgacacaggacagcaaTAGGGCCTCTCAGAGGAGACCCATTAAGGGCCCAGTATTGATAGAGCAGAAGAAACCAGAGGTCTTGAGCCAGATCAACAATCCATTGCAAAGagcacttacaagtaaagatatatggattaAAGGGTATACTGTATGACTCACTGGaccacactatagcttccatgccaagaccttttgcttgtttgttttgttttgttttttggctatacttttatattttgctGCTTTTGAAAGGGTTCACAATGACAAATGGCAGaggtgaagggacagggagataagtggaattgggatacatgatgtgaaatacacaaagaatcaataaaaagttaatttttttttaaaaaaagaacattattgTATTTGAGGAATTAGTAAAATGTTAGCCACAATCACTAGTGCTCTTGAATTTAAGAAGGAATTATGTCCAGATTAAGATATCATTGGTTGGAAACATCACAAGTGTAATATGTATGTAAATTAAAGCAAAGAATGGATATTTTTGTCGTATACAGTTCTGATTTCAGGATATGTTGTATGATATTGGGGAAATTACAGATGCATATTGTCCATTTCTACAAATATCAAGTATCAGATATGGGGATTGTTCTGGAATTGGTTTTTCAGGTGAGATTTCTATTTGAAATCTTCCAGGAGctgtataagaaaaaataagattgTGTGCTAACAATCTTACCTTCTCACTTTGATTTATATTTGTTCCCAAAGCATGTATGATTAAAAATTGGGTGTTTAAGTTATCTGGTCATCGCTAAGGGACTGCTAATGAAGATACAAATGTTCCATcaatatttcagtttattttgttcaattttatttaa encodes:
- the LOC114687615 gene encoding olfactory receptor 145-like gives rise to the protein MVLTNGSSVTEFILLGLTDNPDLQIPLFLVFLVMYMITALGNLTLIILIVLNSHLHSPMYFFLFNLSFIDLCYSSVVTPKMLMNFLVKKNVIGFAGCMTQLYFFCFFVISECYVLTAMAYDRYVAICNPLMYNVAMSPKVCFFLMIGSYLMGFFDAMIHTGCILRLTFCDGNAINHYFCDLLPLMKLSCTSTYVNEIEIFIVGGKDITLPSIVVFISYGFILSSILQIRSTAGKSKAFSTCSSHIIAVSMFYGSCAFMYLKPSSIGSLNEGKVSSVFYNIVVPMMNPLIYSLRNKDVKVALRKTLNRKKF